The Candidatus Saccharibacteria bacterium RAAC3_TM7_1 nucleotide sequence TCGCATACCTTATCTATGGCGGCTACAAGTACCTGGTGAGCACTGGTAGCCCCGACAAGATTACGGCAGCTCGTAAAACGATCCAAAACGCTTTGATTGGCCTGATACTGTCCTTTATGTCGGTGGCGATTGTCGCAACGATTGCTGGAGGGATCAAGTAGTATGTTTGCTTCTCTGTACACTCTGGCAGCAACGAAGATTAGCGGTAGCGATATTAATATTCCACGAGTAGAGGCCGACAGTGTTCTTGCAAGTGTACTCAATATTGCCTATTTTGCGGCTGGCATCACCGCGGTTATCGTCGTCATCGTCGGCGGCATCTTCTATGCGATTTCATATGGTGACATGGCAAAGGTCAAGCGTGGCAAAGATATGATCCTCTACGGGGTGATCGGTCTCGTCTTTGTCATGATTGCTTTTACGGTGACAAACTTTATAGTAGGATGGTTTTAGATATGAAGCGAAGATTTACTACCCTCACCCTTGTAGCAGCAATGACGTTTGGCGTAGCGTCAATGGTACCAGCTGCTTCCGCTGGTGCGATAAACGTCTTTGATAGCTGTAGCACTGGTACAAGCGACAGTGAAATATGTAAAGCAAAGAACGAATCGATCAACCCGGTGGTTCAAAATATCATCAACCTGCTGCTGTGGGCGATCGGCCTGATCTCGGTCATTATGATCATCATCGGCGGCATCCGTTACACGATGTCAAATGGCGACGCCAATATGGTGCGCGCCGCCAAGGATACGGTGATGTACGCGGTGATCGGCTTAGTCGTTGCAATACTGGCCTATGCTATCGTTAATTTTGTCGTTACTTGGTTTAAATAAAAGGAGAACACTATGACACACAAGCTACGTACTCTCATTCTGTCTGGCCTTATGGTACTGGGGCTCAGCGCGGCTCCATTAGTGTTAGCCGGCAATAGCGTTTACGCCACCACTGCAACCGACAATGTCACCAAGGGCTTGAATGCTACAGGTGCCAGTAATGGTAAGAACCTTCAGAAGAACATTAAGACAGTTGTAAATGTTATCCTCTTCTTGCTCGGTGCGATTGCAGTGATCATGATTATCCTTGGTGGCGTGCGCTACGTGCTCTCCAATGGGGAGGCATCACAGGTGACAGCGGCAAAAAATACGATTCTGTACGCGGTGATCGGCTTGATCGTTGCCCTACTCGCCTATGCGATTGTCAACTTCGTCGTCGATCAGTTTACAAAGCCTTAACAAAAGAGGTGGATTCTGCTATAACTAAAGCAAGTAACATTCGAAGAAAGGAATTAAAACGAATGAAAAATATTTTGAAAAAAGCTGCACGTTCGCTGATGCTCGTACCAGCAATGGCGTTGGCACTGAGCTTTGCGGCAGTACCGTTTGGCGGTTCCGCGTATGCTGCTGACCCAACTTGTGATGGTACTACTGGCCTCAACGCTACAACCGGAGCAAAATGTGCTAAAGGAACTGGTACAAGTGATAATCTATTTGGTCAAGGCGGGATCTTCCGAACCATTACCAACGTACTACTCTTCCTAATTGGTGCCGTAGCGGTCATTATGCTGATCATCGGCGGTATCCGCTACACGATTTCAGGTGGTGACTCAACTGCCGTCACTGCCGCAAAAAACACGATTCTTTACTCAATCGTCGGAATCATCGTGGCGCTGCTTGCTTACGCGATTGTCAACTTCGTACTCGATAGCTTTACAGTTTAAAGCTAATCTTTTGTATAAGCACCAACGAAAAACCACCGGTTTGACCGGTGGTTTTGCTGAATCAGCTATAGGTTCTACTGAATCGTAATCTTCTTGGCTTGTTCTTGCTTCACCTTGTTGAAGC carries:
- a CDS encoding hypothetical protein (RAAC3_TM7_1_320) — translated: MFASLYTLAATKISGSDINIPRVEADSVLASVLNIAYFAAGITAVIVVIVGGIFYAISYGDMAKVKRGKDMILYGVIGLVFVMIAFTVTNFIVGWF
- a CDS encoding hypothetical protein (RAAC3_TM7_1_321) translates to MKRRFTTLTLVAAMTFGVASMVPAASAGAINVFDSCSTGTSDSEICKAKNESINPVVQNIINLLLWAIGLISVIMIIIGGIRYTMSNGDANMVRAAKDTVMYAVIGLVVAILAYAIVNFVVTWFK
- a CDS encoding hypothetical protein (RAAC3_TM7_1_322); the protein is MTHKLRTLILSGLMVLGLSAAPLVLAGNSVYATTATDNVTKGLNATGASNGKNLQKNIKTVVNVILFLLGAIAVIMIILGGVRYVLSNGEASQVTAAKNTILYAVIGLIVALLAYAIVNFVVDQFTKP
- a CDS encoding hypothetical protein (RAAC3_TM7_1_323); this encodes MKNILKKAARSLMLVPAMALALSFAAVPFGGSAYAADPTCDGTTGLNATTGAKCAKGTGTSDNLFGQGGIFRTITNVLLFLIGAVAVIMLIIGGIRYTISGGDSTAVTAAKNTILYSIVGIIVALLAYAIVNFVLDSFTV